In Mycetocola zhujimingii, one DNA window encodes the following:
- the cls gene encoding cardiolipin synthase, translating into MLFWAVDFIIRVIAVIVVPRNRRPSAAMAWLLAIFLIPYVGVIAFILIGNPKLPRYRRNIQDEINEFIRIAAENLPKQELRPNPPAWFSSLVQLNRNLGALPLLGGNEARMLADYNHTLDAMTAAVDAAAVSVNVEFYILSCDKTTEPFFEALERAVARGVTVRVLLDHVANLRTKGYLKTKRRLDEIGADWHLMLPLQPWRWKFQRPDLRNHRKILVVDGLVAFLGSQNVIDRSYNKRGNIRRGLQWQELVAYVEGPVVGGIQAIFLSDWYSETGELLSSEIDLVDPDNEDGHLDCQVVPSGPGFDGENNLRLFLGLLYSAQKRIVITSPYFVPDESMLYAITTAVQRGVPVDLFVSEVGDQALVYHAQRSYYEALLRAGVRIYLYPAPYILHAKHFTIDDDVAVIGSSNMDMRSFGLNLEVSLMVRGDTFVRDMRAVEDEYRVKSRELTLDEWMKQPLRSTVLDNLARLTSALQ; encoded by the coding sequence ATTCTCTTCTGGGCCGTCGACTTCATCATCCGGGTGATCGCTGTCATTGTTGTTCCCCGCAACCGACGGCCGTCTGCGGCGATGGCGTGGCTTCTCGCCATCTTCCTCATCCCATACGTCGGGGTCATCGCATTCATCCTGATCGGAAACCCGAAACTCCCGCGGTATCGCCGGAACATTCAGGACGAGATCAACGAGTTCATCAGGATCGCCGCCGAGAATCTCCCCAAGCAGGAGCTGCGGCCGAACCCACCCGCCTGGTTCTCCTCGCTCGTGCAGCTGAACCGCAACCTCGGCGCGCTGCCGCTGCTCGGCGGCAACGAAGCCAGGATGCTCGCCGATTACAACCACACGCTCGATGCGATGACGGCGGCGGTCGACGCCGCGGCGGTTTCCGTCAACGTCGAGTTTTACATCCTCAGTTGCGACAAGACCACCGAGCCGTTCTTCGAGGCGCTCGAGCGAGCGGTCGCGCGGGGCGTTACCGTGCGAGTGCTGCTCGATCACGTCGCCAACCTGCGTACCAAGGGCTATCTCAAGACGAAGCGCCGCCTCGATGAGATCGGCGCCGACTGGCACCTGATGCTCCCGCTGCAGCCCTGGCGCTGGAAATTCCAGCGACCTGACCTTCGCAATCACCGCAAGATCCTCGTCGTCGACGGACTCGTCGCCTTCCTCGGGTCGCAGAACGTGATCGATCGCTCGTACAACAAGCGCGGAAACATCCGTCGTGGGCTGCAATGGCAGGAGCTTGTTGCTTACGTCGAAGGGCCTGTCGTCGGCGGCATCCAGGCGATCTTCCTCAGCGACTGGTACAGCGAAACCGGCGAACTGCTCTCGAGCGAGATCGACCTGGTCGACCCCGACAACGAGGATGGCCACCTCGATTGCCAGGTCGTGCCGAGCGGCCCGGGGTTCGACGGGGAGAACAACCTGCGGCTCTTCCTCGGCCTGCTCTATTCAGCCCAGAAGCGCATCGTGATCACCAGCCCGTATTTCGTGCCTGACGAATCGATGCTTTACGCCATCACCACCGCGGTGCAGCGCGGCGTTCCCGTCGATCTGTTCGTGTCGGAGGTCGGCGACCAGGCGCTCGTCTACCACGCACAGCGTTCGTATTACGAGGCGCTGCTTCGCGCCGGCGTGCGGATCTACCTGTACCCGGCCCCATACATCCTTCACGCCAAGCACTTCACCATCGACGACGACGTCGCCGTCATCGGATCGAGCAATATGGATATGCGCTCGTTCGGGCTCAACCTCGAGGTGTCGCTGATGGTCAGGGGCGACACGTTCGTGAGGGATATGCGCGCGGTGGAAGACGAGTACCGGGTGAAGAGCCGGGAGCTCACGCTCGACGAATGGATGAAGCAGCCGCTTCGCTCCACGGTGCTCGACAACCTCGCCCGGTTGACGTCGGCGCTGCAGTAG